From a region of the Vibrio orientalis CIP 102891 = ATCC 33934 genome:
- the aroG gene encoding 3-deoxy-7-phosphoheptulonate synthase AroG yields the protein MFQTDDVRINKSKELLPPVAVLEKFPATESASSTTFRSREAISNILKGDDDRLLVIIGPCSIHDPEAAIEYGKRLKVLRDELGDRLEVVMRVYFEKPRTTVGWKGLINDPYLNDTFKINDGLRIGRKLLLDLTDMGMPTASEFLDMITPQYVADLISWGAIGARTTESQVHRELASGISCPVGFKNGTDGNIKIASDAIRSASASHHFLSVTKYGHSAIIETAGNPDCHIILRGGKEPNYSADHVGAIKQELEASGLPQKVMIDFSHANSSKQYQRQMVVSEDVAGQISGGEDAIFGVMIESHLVEGRQDLVAGETLTYGQSITDACIGWDDTEKVLRQLADAVAERRNNK from the coding sequence ATGTTTCAAACTGATGATGTACGAATTAATAAATCAAAAGAATTATTACCACCAGTTGCGGTTTTAGAGAAGTTTCCAGCAACTGAATCTGCTTCTTCAACAACATTTCGTTCAAGAGAAGCGATCTCAAATATCTTAAAGGGTGATGATGATCGTCTGCTAGTTATCATTGGCCCTTGTTCAATCCATGATCCAGAAGCTGCGATTGAATATGGTAAACGCCTTAAAGTTCTTCGTGATGAACTTGGTGACCGTCTTGAAGTTGTGATGCGCGTTTACTTTGAAAAGCCGCGCACAACAGTAGGTTGGAAAGGTCTTATCAATGACCCGTACTTAAACGATACGTTCAAGATTAACGACGGTCTTCGTATAGGTCGTAAACTGCTGCTAGATCTGACTGATATGGGCATGCCAACGGCAAGTGAATTCCTTGATATGATCACGCCTCAGTACGTAGCGGATCTGATCAGCTGGGGTGCAATTGGTGCGCGTACGACTGAATCGCAAGTACACCGTGAACTAGCATCAGGTATTTCGTGCCCAGTCGGTTTTAAAAATGGTACAGACGGCAACATTAAGATTGCATCTGATGCGATTCGCTCTGCAAGTGCTTCACACCATTTCTTGTCGGTAACTAAGTACGGTCACTCTGCTATTATTGAAACCGCAGGTAACCCAGATTGTCATATCATATTGCGTGGTGGTAAAGAACCTAACTACAGTGCGGATCATGTTGGTGCCATCAAGCAAGAGCTTGAAGCATCAGGTCTGCCGCAAAAAGTGATGATTGATTTCAGTCACGCAAATAGCTCTAAGCAATACCAACGTCAGATGGTCGTTTCGGAAGATGTAGCGGGCCAAATCTCAGGTGGTGAAGATGCGATCTTCGGTGTCATGATTGAATCGCACCTTGTAGAAGGTCGTCAGGACCTAGTAGCAGGTGAAACACTTACCTACGGTCAGTCTATCACTGATGCATGTATTGGTTGGGATGACACAGAGAAAGTACTTCGTCAGCTAGCTGATGCCGTTGCTGAGCGTCGTAACAACAAATAA
- a CDS encoding amino acid ABC transporter ATP-binding protein: protein MNAIEFNNVDKWFGTFQALKGINLSVSKGEILVVCGPSGSGKSTLIRTVNRLESISNGNISVLGSSEIAPKAGKVGMVFQHFNLFPHLTVLENLTLAPTRTLGLSKAEATERAMHFLSRVNIEDQVNKYPIQLSGGQQQRVAIARSLCMQPEILLFDEPTSALDPETIQEVLDVMMDLANDGITMMCVTHEMGFARKVADRVIFMDQGEILEVNSPQQLFSNPSHPRTQQFLQQILSH from the coding sequence ATGAACGCCATTGAATTTAATAATGTCGACAAGTGGTTCGGCACATTCCAAGCGCTTAAAGGGATTAACCTGAGTGTATCGAAGGGTGAAATATTAGTGGTCTGTGGGCCATCTGGGTCTGGGAAATCCACTTTAATCCGTACAGTTAATCGTTTGGAGTCTATCTCTAACGGCAACATTTCAGTACTTGGCAGTAGTGAAATAGCACCGAAAGCCGGCAAAGTGGGGATGGTTTTTCAACACTTCAATCTATTCCCGCACCTCACTGTTCTCGAGAACTTAACTCTCGCACCAACTCGCACTCTCGGCTTATCTAAAGCGGAAGCAACTGAGCGTGCAATGCATTTTCTTAGCCGCGTGAACATCGAAGATCAGGTCAATAAGTATCCAATACAATTGTCAGGAGGTCAGCAGCAACGGGTCGCCATTGCGCGTTCACTGTGCATGCAGCCTGAAATTTTACTGTTCGATGAGCCGACCTCTGCGTTAGACCCTGAGACCATCCAAGAAGTGTTAGACGTTATGATGGATTTGGCAAATGACGGTATCACTATGATGTGCGTCACTCACGAAATGGGATTCGCGCGTAAAGTGGCCGATAGGGTTATCTTTATGGATCAAGGGGAGATCCTCGAAGTCAACTCGCCACAACAATTGTTCTCTAATCCGAGTCATCCGAGAACTCAGCAGTTTCTGCAACAGATTTTGAGTCACTAA
- a CDS encoding amino acid ABC transporter permease: MMNVLKPVLSALLQIALLAIGIVWLLDSGARSMGYQWQWERVPDYILFFEDGEWWPAELLDGLVVTIKISALSLCFTLLIGLTTAALKLSDSWVGRGIANLYIEVIRNTPLLVQIYVLYFVFGPVIGLDRFATAVLALSLFQGAYTAEIFRGGLNSIPKEQFEAAKSLGLNPFYTFYDVILPQLLQRTLPPLTNEVISLIKNSSIVSVMAIFDLTTEGRNIVSETAMPFEIWFTVAAIYLSLTLMLSGVSVWMEHKLGASWRGQ; the protein is encoded by the coding sequence ATGATGAACGTACTTAAGCCTGTTTTATCTGCCCTACTGCAAATTGCCCTTTTAGCGATCGGTATTGTGTGGCTGTTAGATTCCGGTGCAAGAAGCATGGGCTACCAGTGGCAATGGGAACGCGTCCCTGATTACATCCTATTTTTTGAAGATGGTGAGTGGTGGCCAGCGGAACTATTAGATGGCCTTGTTGTGACTATCAAAATCTCTGCTTTAAGCCTCTGCTTTACCCTACTGATTGGCCTAACAACAGCGGCGCTCAAGCTATCTGACTCCTGGGTGGGTAGAGGTATAGCAAATTTATATATAGAGGTGATTCGTAACACACCGCTACTGGTGCAAATTTATGTTCTTTATTTTGTATTTGGCCCAGTAATTGGCCTAGATCGATTTGCAACAGCTGTATTAGCGCTTTCTCTTTTCCAAGGCGCCTACACCGCAGAGATATTCCGTGGTGGTCTAAATAGTATTCCTAAAGAGCAATTTGAGGCAGCAAAATCGCTTGGACTCAACCCGTTTTACACCTTCTACGATGTCATTCTACCGCAGCTCTTACAACGGACTTTACCCCCTCTCACCAATGAAGTGATTTCACTGATTAAGAACTCTTCAATTGTCAGTGTAATGGCTATTTTTGATTTAACGACAGAGGGACGTAACATCGTCTCAGAAACGGCAATGCCTTTTGAAATTTGGTTCACTGTTGCCGCTATTTATCTTTCTCTGACGCTGATGTTGTCAGGGGTTTCTGTTTGGATGGAACATAAACTTGGCGCTAGTTGGCGCGGACAATAA
- a CDS encoding transporter substrate-binding domain-containing protein: MQNLGRALLKGKRFKATITALLGLAISLPSIASETPNLDKINDRGTLRVGMSTFVPWAMRDRQGDLIGFEIDVAKRLAKDSGWKVEFVPTAWDGIIPALLAQKFDVIIGGMSITPERAKSVLFTSPYSHSGVQIAANKELASGFSEFSDFDSRRIKIAARRGAHTVQVARETFPKAKILQFDDDAQAFQEVLNGNAHAVIASSPKPEHETVKNSDKLFIPFTERLSKGNEAFAVRLGEADKEAFFNAWIQARTDDGWLKERYEYWFSTLDWQNQIASGQ; encoded by the coding sequence ATGCAAAACTTAGGGAGAGCTTTGTTAAAAGGTAAACGCTTCAAAGCTACTATTACCGCATTGCTAGGCTTAGCTATCAGCTTGCCGAGCATCGCCTCTGAAACCCCTAACCTCGATAAAATTAATGATCGTGGGACATTAAGAGTGGGGATGTCGACCTTCGTCCCTTGGGCGATGAGAGACAGGCAAGGTGACTTAATCGGCTTTGAAATTGATGTAGCGAAAAGGCTAGCTAAAGATTCTGGCTGGAAGGTGGAATTTGTTCCAACCGCTTGGGATGGCATCATTCCTGCTCTTCTCGCGCAGAAGTTCGACGTCATCATTGGTGGTATGAGCATTACCCCTGAACGAGCAAAGAGTGTCCTGTTCACATCTCCTTATTCTCATTCAGGCGTTCAAATTGCTGCGAATAAAGAACTAGCGAGCGGCTTCTCCGAATTTAGTGACTTTGATTCACGCCGCATAAAGATAGCGGCTCGCCGCGGTGCTCATACTGTTCAAGTTGCTCGTGAAACTTTCCCGAAAGCAAAAATTCTTCAATTTGACGACGATGCACAAGCATTCCAAGAAGTGCTAAATGGCAACGCTCATGCAGTTATCGCCTCTAGCCCTAAACCTGAACATGAAACAGTAAAAAATAGCGATAAACTGTTTATTCCTTTCACTGAGCGCCTGTCAAAAGGTAACGAAGCGTTTGCGGTACGCTTAGGCGAAGCTGACAAAGAAGCCTTCTTCAACGCTTGGATTCAAGCCCGTACCGACGATGGCTGGTTGAAAGAGCGCTACGAATATTGGTTCTCTACCCTTGATTGGCAAAATCAAATCGCCTCTGGTCAATAA
- a CDS encoding amino acid ABC transporter permease, giving the protein MSKAKLLPHPTSNESNRTFNKLDVVLIVILLAVAYWLYDRSAVGVNYNWRWQEALGLIFTPRSDGSLPYFIQGLISTLRISIWGMLLALTLGTVLGLARQSTVAVLRLPANAFVQLIRNIPPLVFVFIFYFFISSQLIPLLGLNDLLRNHHGNLNVIQSVLFGPANLWENILSGILCVGLLSSAYVAEVVRSGLTSIPRGQWEAADSLGLSAWVKYRYVIAPQVLAAITPALAGQAISLVKDTSIVSLISIQEMTFVGTEMANSSGLIFEIWLIVGLAYLVLCLTLSFIFKRIEKRSLQHLQR; this is encoded by the coding sequence GTGTCAAAAGCTAAATTACTCCCTCATCCAACTTCAAATGAATCCAATCGCACATTCAATAAGCTCGATGTTGTGCTCATTGTGATTCTATTAGCTGTAGCATATTGGTTATACGACCGCTCAGCCGTGGGAGTAAACTATAACTGGCGCTGGCAAGAGGCGCTGGGATTAATCTTCACACCGCGCTCTGATGGCTCATTGCCATATTTTATTCAGGGGCTGATTTCGACACTACGCATCAGCATTTGGGGGATGCTATTGGCCCTAACCTTAGGTACGGTTCTCGGCCTAGCAAGACAATCAACGGTCGCTGTCTTGCGCCTTCCTGCCAATGCGTTCGTTCAGCTAATTCGCAATATACCGCCGTTGGTATTTGTATTCATTTTCTATTTTTTCATCTCCAGCCAGCTTATCCCGTTGCTTGGTCTCAACGATTTACTTCGCAACCACCATGGTAATCTTAACGTTATTCAAAGCGTTCTGTTTGGTCCGGCTAACCTATGGGAAAACATACTCTCAGGGATCTTATGTGTTGGGTTACTTTCTTCTGCCTATGTTGCAGAAGTCGTACGTTCTGGATTAACTAGTATCCCAAGAGGCCAGTGGGAAGCGGCAGACTCGTTAGGTTTATCCGCTTGGGTGAAATACCGCTATGTCATTGCCCCGCAAGTATTGGCGGCAATCACACCGGCCCTAGCAGGACAAGCCATTTCATTAGTCAAAGATACTTCCATTGTGTCGCTGATTTCGATTCAAGAAATGACGTTCGTTGGCACTGAAATGGCCAACTCCTCCGGTTTGATATTTGAAATTTGGTTGATCGTAGGTCTCGCTTATCTAGTCTTATGCCTGACGCTTTCTTTTATCTTTAAGCGCATTGAAAAACGTAGTCTTCAGCACCTGCAACGGTAA
- the cyoE gene encoding heme o synthase, giving the protein MSKSISVTSIPQKALWRSYLSLTKPKVVALMLLTALVGMCLAVPGALPIQGTVLGLLGIGLMAGSAAAFNHLIDQRIDAIMARTYKRPLPSGEIKSSHVFGFALAIGVVGFVVLYAGVNALTAWLTFASLLGYAVVYTLYLKRATPQNIVIAGIAGAMPPLLGWTAVTGELHAHAWLLVMIIFIWTPPHFWALAIHRKDDYAKADIPMLPVTHGVEYTKTSILLYTVLLYLICLLPALVGMTGIFYLTASTVLCSLFVWHAWKLKYTNDESRAIKTFVFSIYHLMLLFVALLIDHYIM; this is encoded by the coding sequence ATGAGTAAATCGATAAGTGTTACTTCTATCCCCCAAAAAGCCTTATGGCGAAGCTATTTGTCACTGACAAAGCCGAAAGTGGTCGCCTTGATGTTGCTTACCGCACTGGTTGGTATGTGTTTAGCGGTTCCGGGAGCACTGCCGATTCAAGGTACTGTTCTTGGCTTGCTAGGTATTGGTTTGATGGCAGGTTCAGCGGCTGCATTCAATCATCTGATTGATCAAAGAATCGATGCGATTATGGCGCGAACTTATAAGCGTCCACTGCCTTCCGGTGAGATCAAATCAAGCCATGTGTTTGGTTTTGCTCTGGCGATCGGGGTGGTTGGGTTTGTTGTTCTTTATGCGGGAGTGAACGCTTTAACTGCTTGGCTTACCTTCGCGAGTTTACTCGGTTATGCAGTGGTCTACACGCTCTATTTGAAGCGCGCAACGCCGCAAAATATTGTCATAGCGGGGATTGCTGGGGCGATGCCTCCGTTATTGGGCTGGACTGCCGTGACAGGCGAGCTTCATGCCCATGCGTGGTTATTGGTTATGATCATTTTCATTTGGACGCCACCACATTTTTGGGCGTTAGCGATTCACCGTAAAGATGATTACGCTAAAGCAGACATTCCGATGTTGCCTGTAACTCATGGCGTGGAATACACCAAAACATCGATTTTGCTTTATACGGTACTGTTGTATCTGATTTGTCTGTTACCCGCTTTAGTCGGAATGACCGGGATCTTCTATCTTACTGCATCGACGGTACTATGTTCGTTGTTTGTCTGGCATGCGTGGAAATTGAAGTACACCAATGACGAGAGTCGAGCGATTAAGACATTTGTCTTCTCTATCTACCATTTGATGTTGCTTTTTGTCGCTTTACTGATCGATCACTACATTATGTAG
- a CDS encoding COX15/CtaA family protein has translation MKLINLIRFSLFLTFVVVMLGAYTRLADAGLGCPDWPGCYGQLTVPNEQHEIALAKTLYPTLIVEADKAWLEMIHRYFAGTLGLVVFAITLVGIRTQMLSTLLATSLSIVVVFQALLGMWTVTMKLMPLVVMGHLLGGFTLFSLLALAYWSAIANNDLESHTLRNLAWIKPFALVTLIVVIGQVALGGWTSSNYAALMCTTLPICQGDWVSHLDFKHAFDLIQPEKQSYEFGTLDYGARMTIHVTHRIWALVVTVFTVALAIQLIRYGSNLLRRNGQIILALLTLQIALGVGNVVFSLPLAVAVAHNLGAALLLLSVLRANYLIWQLSSVYSTRSAEQQGEYS, from the coding sequence ATGAAACTGATTAATCTTATTCGTTTTAGCCTGTTTCTCACCTTTGTTGTGGTGATGCTTGGTGCATACACAAGACTTGCAGATGCCGGGTTGGGTTGTCCTGATTGGCCCGGTTGTTACGGCCAACTTACCGTACCGAACGAGCAACATGAGATTGCTTTAGCTAAGACACTTTATCCCACCTTGATAGTCGAAGCAGATAAAGCTTGGCTTGAGATGATTCACCGCTATTTTGCCGGCACTCTAGGGCTTGTTGTGTTTGCCATCACCTTAGTCGGGATCCGTACGCAGATGCTCTCGACGCTATTGGCGACTTCGCTTTCAATTGTGGTGGTATTCCAAGCTTTACTCGGAATGTGGACCGTGACTATGAAACTGATGCCTTTGGTGGTGATGGGGCATTTACTGGGTGGCTTTACCCTATTCAGTCTGTTAGCACTTGCTTACTGGTCAGCAATTGCTAACAATGACTTAGAGAGCCATACTTTGCGGAATTTAGCGTGGATAAAACCATTTGCGCTGGTGACGTTAATTGTGGTGATTGGCCAAGTCGCATTAGGTGGTTGGACATCATCAAACTATGCTGCCTTAATGTGTACGACGTTACCGATTTGCCAAGGGGACTGGGTATCCCACTTAGATTTCAAACATGCATTTGATTTGATTCAACCAGAAAAACAGAGTTACGAATTTGGCACACTCGATTACGGCGCGAGGATGACCATTCATGTTACCCACCGTATTTGGGCCTTGGTAGTCACAGTGTTTACCGTGGCGCTGGCAATACAGTTAATTCGATATGGAAGCAATTTGCTTCGTCGCAACGGTCAAATAATATTAGCGCTGTTAACGTTACAAATCGCTCTAGGGGTAGGCAACGTGGTATTTAGCTTACCGTTGGCCGTCGCCGTGGCGCATAACCTAGGTGCTGCGCTGCTATTGCTATCGGTCTTGAGGGCGAACTACCTAATATGGCAACTCTCTAGCGTTTACTCGACACGATCTGCGGAACAACAAGGAGAATACTCATGA